In Leptospira stimsonii, the following proteins share a genomic window:
- a CDS encoding CDP-alcohol phosphatidyltransferase family protein, producing MIIQEKKPKELLEDRIFTISNFLSVSRVFLLPFFITFTKTYMEDPEKTEFLLYAVFTCIIAVITDYLDGFLARLLNQESVLGRYLDPVCDKIVTVGGLSVIVHYFRFPSWILIAYVIREILGVWLGSFLYLKRGIQGKPNWWGKFGVGLVAIAVLWYMCIPLIEMQIDGESFLKHPEYSGYVLVLILSIGIFAYSKRYWNIVFHPEKIQIDPDDRKTRKKYELV from the coding sequence ATGATCATTCAGGAAAAAAAGCCAAAGGAACTCTTAGAAGATCGAATCTTTACGATCTCGAACTTTCTCTCCGTGAGCAGGGTTTTCCTTCTGCCTTTTTTTATCACGTTTACAAAGACTTATATGGAAGATCCGGAAAAAACGGAATTCCTACTCTACGCTGTCTTTACTTGTATCATTGCGGTGATCACTGATTATCTCGACGGTTTTTTGGCACGTCTTCTCAACCAAGAATCCGTCTTGGGACGTTATCTGGATCCGGTCTGCGATAAGATCGTCACGGTTGGCGGGCTTTCGGTGATCGTTCACTACTTCCGTTTTCCTTCTTGGATTCTCATTGCCTATGTGATCCGAGAAATTTTGGGGGTTTGGTTGGGAAGTTTTCTCTACCTCAAGAGAGGAATTCAGGGAAAACCGAATTGGTGGGGAAAGTTCGGAGTTGGACTCGTAGCGATCGCAGTTCTCTGGTATATGTGCATTCCTTTGATCGAGATGCAGATCGACGGAGAGAGTTTTCTAAAACATCCTGAATATTCCGGATACGTCCTAGTCCTCATTCTCTCCATTGGAATTTTTGCTTATTCCAAGCGTTATTGGAATATCGTCTTTCATCCCGAAAAAATTCAAATCGATCCGGACGACAGAAAGACTCGAAAGAAATACGAACTCGTTTGA
- a CDS encoding DUF1993 domain-containing protein, which yields MLYEITILQFSKMLKNLSVLLEKGASYAETKKVDVEILLNARLALDQFHLIKQVQIACDTAKLGVSRLTGKEAPKHDDQEKTLPELQKRIQSVLSYLGTFTEKDFSEAIDRRISQPRWEGKYLTGKEFAIQHAIPNFYFHITTAYSILRHNGVDIGKKNYLGDMPFKN from the coding sequence ATGCTCTACGAAATCACAATTCTTCAGTTCTCCAAGATGCTTAAAAATCTCAGCGTTCTCTTGGAAAAAGGGGCCTCCTACGCGGAAACAAAAAAAGTCGACGTCGAGATTCTTCTGAATGCAAGGCTTGCTCTTGATCAGTTTCATCTGATCAAACAAGTGCAGATCGCCTGCGACACGGCAAAATTAGGCGTATCTCGTTTGACCGGGAAGGAAGCTCCCAAACACGACGACCAGGAAAAAACACTTCCCGAACTTCAGAAAAGAATTCAATCCGTCCTCTCTTATCTCGGAACGTTTACGGAGAAGGATTTTAGCGAAGCCATCGATCGTAGGATCTCACAACCACGCTGGGAAGGAAAGTATCTCACCGGAAAAGAATTTGCAATCCAACACGCCATCCCGAATTTCTATTTTCATATTACAACCGCGTATTCTATCTTACGTCACAACGGAGTGGATATCGGAAAGAAGAATTATCTGGGTGATATGCCCTTTAAGAATTGA
- a CDS encoding polysaccharide deacetylase family protein — protein sequence MWLVLILLSFHTFCRAPEKESNTSKESNPKGIPVLIYHEIVTENDREPGETVISLKKFEEQMEYLSSHGYHPISMKELLLYMKKGTTLPDRSIVLNFDDGWKNVLNAVPILKKHSFPASFWIISGPKGIGNGEYLEWSDIKELSANPLFEIGSHSYSHPWNPKDNLVTWVDKKVPGKGNKEALFELRESKKILEEKLGIPIDYLAWPCGWYNETLVQLAKRSGYKALLTTKDGANVPGGDPFHVKRIFIDGQCDLATFVEQLENPRYIVCQKTQKSTQGNSPYSY from the coding sequence TTGTGGCTTGTTTTGATTTTACTTTCTTTCCATACCTTTTGCCGTGCTCCTGAAAAAGAATCGAACACGTCGAAAGAATCAAATCCCAAAGGAATCCCGGTTCTGATCTATCACGAAATTGTAACGGAAAACGATCGGGAACCGGGAGAAACGGTCATCTCCCTAAAAAAGTTCGAGGAACAGATGGAATATCTTTCCTCACACGGATATCATCCGATTTCCATGAAGGAACTCCTTCTTTATATGAAGAAGGGAACAACTCTTCCCGATCGTTCGATCGTCCTTAACTTTGACGACGGCTGGAAGAATGTCCTAAACGCGGTCCCGATTCTTAAAAAACATTCGTTCCCGGCTTCTTTCTGGATCATCTCCGGACCCAAAGGAATCGGAAATGGCGAATATCTAGAATGGTCCGATATCAAAGAACTCTCTGCAAACCCCCTTTTCGAAATCGGTTCCCACTCCTATAGTCATCCTTGGAATCCAAAGGACAATCTTGTGACCTGGGTCGATAAGAAGGTTCCTGGAAAGGGAAACAAAGAAGCACTCTTTGAACTCAGAGAATCCAAAAAGATCTTAGAAGAAAAGTTAGGAATTCCAATCGATTATCTGGCTTGGCCTTGCGGTTGGTACAATGAAACCTTAGTTCAATTGGCAAAACGTTCCGGTTACAAAGCGCTCCTCACAACAAAAGACGGCGCCAATGTCCCGGGAGGCGATCCGTTTCACGTAAAAAGAATCTTCATCGATGGACAATGCGATCTAGCAACGTTTGTTGAACAATTGGAAAATCCACGTTACATCGTATGTCAAAAGACACAGAAGTCTACGCAAGGAAACTCACCTTATTCTTATTAG
- a CDS encoding glycosyltransferase family 2 protein, giving the protein MKTNRYYSNQIWITRIFLFLTIVSCVFACIEMFQILVEEILDHRPFAAIGQIAFIVIITLLTYGNFVYQFTRLGYFKRLLKHNPPEREELEEIYQVDSPPLAVLVPSYKEELDIVRETLLSAALQDYPNRRVVLLIDDPPQPKNYSDFEALQKMRNLPTSLQQEFEEACAPFATAKAEFLKRKRMGSLDFSIETEELIRHYQNVSLWFQNRILNYDDHSIKRELPEHTRVFMRDRFFAKWEELHSERILELENLLSQGGASLERIEKEYNRLSCLFSVEFTSFERKKYLNLSHLPNKAMNLNSYIYLLGKKWKEREESHGTFLEETEEANASFEIPSAEFLITLDADSALLPDYVLKLAKVMASPKNERVAVAQTPYSAIPGAPNLLEQMAGATTDIQYQIHQGFTHFGATFWVGANAMLRYKALLDICTVYEERGYKIHRYIQDNTVIEDTESSIDLLDVNWNLYNYPERLAYSATPADFGSLLIQRRRWANGGLIILPKLLRHVFQWPWSLPKFVEAFFRVHYLGSIAAVNIGLVILMGSPLGEGMETYWIAISSLPYFFLYGMDLVEMGYRWMDVFRVYALNLLLIPVNLAGVLMSLNQAVTGKQIPFSRTPKVIGRTAMPALYVIAEYALMAQLFFGFVTNYLHRNWAYSFYNLANALMLGYAIAKFIGLRASWEDLTLSLNKPPAEIVETVAQFVEPRVTIELEAAMLYGNDSSEKDQIH; this is encoded by the coding sequence TTGAAGACAAATCGGTATTATAGCAACCAGATCTGGATCACACGCATTTTCCTTTTTCTGACGATCGTCTCCTGCGTCTTTGCGTGCATCGAGATGTTTCAAATTCTCGTGGAAGAAATCCTGGATCACAGGCCTTTTGCCGCCATCGGCCAAATCGCCTTTATCGTCATTATCACGTTGCTCACTTACGGGAACTTCGTTTATCAATTTACCCGTCTCGGATATTTCAAAAGGCTTTTAAAACACAATCCGCCGGAACGGGAAGAATTAGAAGAAATCTACCAGGTCGATTCCCCTCCCTTAGCGGTATTGGTGCCTTCCTATAAGGAAGAATTGGATATCGTTCGAGAAACTCTCTTGTCCGCGGCACTCCAGGACTATCCGAATCGAAGAGTGGTTCTCCTGATCGACGATCCTCCACAACCGAAAAACTATTCCGATTTCGAAGCCCTTCAGAAGATGAGAAATCTTCCGACTTCGCTTCAACAAGAATTCGAAGAAGCGTGCGCTCCGTTCGCAACAGCGAAAGCGGAATTCTTAAAACGCAAACGTATGGGTTCTCTTGATTTTTCGATTGAGACCGAAGAGCTGATTCGTCACTACCAAAACGTCTCCCTTTGGTTTCAAAATCGGATTCTAAACTATGACGATCATTCGATCAAAAGAGAACTCCCGGAACATACCCGCGTCTTTATGCGGGACCGTTTTTTTGCAAAATGGGAAGAATTGCATTCCGAAAGAATTTTAGAATTGGAGAATCTTCTTTCCCAAGGCGGAGCTTCCCTCGAAAGAATCGAAAAGGAATACAATCGCCTTTCCTGTCTTTTTTCCGTAGAATTCACGAGCTTTGAAAGAAAAAAATATCTCAACCTTTCCCACCTTCCGAACAAAGCGATGAACTTGAACAGTTACATCTATCTTTTAGGAAAGAAATGGAAGGAAAGAGAAGAATCGCACGGAACTTTTCTGGAAGAAACGGAGGAAGCGAACGCTTCTTTTGAAATCCCTTCCGCTGAATTTTTAATTACTCTGGACGCGGACAGCGCTCTTCTTCCGGACTACGTTTTAAAATTGGCGAAGGTCATGGCCTCTCCTAAGAACGAACGAGTTGCAGTGGCACAAACTCCTTATAGCGCAATTCCCGGAGCCCCTAACCTTCTGGAACAAATGGCAGGAGCGACCACCGATATCCAGTATCAGATTCACCAAGGGTTTACTCATTTTGGAGCGACCTTTTGGGTCGGCGCCAACGCAATGCTCCGATACAAAGCACTTCTCGATATCTGCACCGTCTATGAAGAACGAGGATACAAAATTCATCGTTATATCCAAGACAATACAGTCATTGAAGATACCGAATCCAGTATCGATCTTTTAGACGTAAATTGGAATTTATACAACTATCCGGAACGTCTTGCTTATAGCGCAACACCGGCGGATTTTGGTTCTCTTTTGATCCAAAGAAGAAGATGGGCAAACGGTGGATTGATCATTCTTCCGAAACTTTTACGCCACGTATTTCAATGGCCTTGGAGTCTTCCAAAATTTGTCGAAGCATTCTTTCGGGTTCACTATCTCGGTTCGATCGCGGCGGTGAATATTGGATTGGTCATTTTAATGGGAAGTCCACTCGGAGAAGGAATGGAAACCTATTGGATTGCCATCTCTTCTCTTCCATACTTTTTTCTCTACGGAATGGATCTCGTGGAAATGGGTTATCGTTGGATGGACGTCTTCCGCGTTTATGCCCTCAATTTACTTCTCATTCCCGTGAATCTCGCCGGAGTTTTGATGTCTTTGAACCAAGCGGTTACCGGAAAACAAATCCCATTCAGCAGAACGCCGAAGGTCATCGGAAGAACCGCAATGCCTGCTCTGTATGTAATCGCGGAATACGCGCTTATGGCTCAGCTGTTCTTCGGCTTTGTTACGAATTACCTCCATAGAAACTGGGCTTATTCTTTTTATAACCTCGCAAACGCGTTGATGTTAGGTTACGCGATCGCGAAGTTTATCGGACTCAGGGCTAGTTGGGAAGATCTGACGCTTTCACTGAACAAACCGCCAGCCGAAATCGTGGAAACCGTCGCCCAATTCGTTGAACCGAGGGTTACAATCGAACTGGAAGCCGCCATGCTTTACGGAAACGATTCATCGGAAAAAGATCAGATTCATTGA
- the lysS gene encoding lysine--tRNA ligase, with protein sequence MLDAKESNELIQQRIQKIEELKKQGINPYPVRFFPDSKSKEIVEKFETSPTGPETIYKLGGRLHSKRVMGKASFAHLKDSTGIIQLYATRDDLGEAPYAIFKSLDLGDIIGLEGYLFTTQKGEITLHLTKVELLAKCIRPLPVVKEKDGVIYDAFADVEQRYRMRYVDLVVNDAVRETFITRSKIVSEIRSFLTNEGFLEVETPMMQPIAGGAAARPFVTHHNTLDMQLFLRIAPELYLKRLIVGGMDRVFELNRNFRNEGISTKHNPEFTMLEAYMAFGDMASMLDLTERLITYLAQKVCGTLKIQYGKDMIDLSPPWRRVTYVDIIKEYSGIDFSQVTTLEEAKKKAAELKVDVSKCNSIWKVADEVFSDKAEPNLIQPVFITDYPTELSPLAKSNPEKPGFVERFEPYVAGREIGNAFTELNDPFDQKERFEEQVKQREAGDDEAFMMDEDYIRALEYGMPPTGGLGIGIDRLVMLLTNSHSIRDTILFPLMRPE encoded by the coding sequence ATGTTAGACGCAAAAGAATCAAACGAGCTCATTCAGCAAAGAATCCAAAAAATCGAGGAACTCAAAAAACAGGGAATCAATCCCTACCCGGTTCGTTTTTTTCCGGATTCTAAATCCAAAGAGATCGTAGAAAAGTTTGAAACATCTCCGACGGGACCGGAAACGATCTACAAACTAGGTGGAAGACTCCATTCCAAAAGAGTTATGGGAAAGGCGAGTTTTGCTCATCTCAAAGACAGCACAGGAATCATTCAACTCTATGCGACCAGAGACGACCTCGGTGAAGCGCCGTATGCGATCTTCAAATCTCTCGACTTGGGCGATATCATCGGATTGGAGGGATACCTTTTTACGACTCAGAAAGGGGAAATCACCTTACATCTAACGAAGGTGGAACTTCTCGCAAAGTGTATTCGACCTCTTCCCGTTGTAAAAGAAAAAGACGGTGTCATCTATGACGCGTTCGCCGACGTAGAACAAAGATATAGAATGCGTTATGTGGACTTAGTCGTCAACGACGCTGTCAGAGAAACATTCATCACCCGAAGTAAGATCGTCTCTGAAATCAGAAGTTTTCTGACCAACGAAGGATTTCTGGAAGTGGAAACTCCGATGATGCAACCGATCGCCGGTGGGGCCGCGGCGAGACCGTTTGTCACACACCACAATACTCTTGATATGCAATTATTCTTAAGAATTGCACCGGAACTCTATCTCAAAAGACTCATCGTAGGTGGAATGGATCGGGTATTCGAACTCAATCGAAACTTTAGAAACGAAGGAATCTCCACCAAACACAATCCGGAATTTACGATGCTGGAAGCTTATATGGCCTTCGGCGACATGGCGTCGATGTTGGATCTGACCGAGAGACTCATCACATATTTAGCGCAAAAGGTTTGTGGGACTCTGAAGATCCAATATGGAAAAGATATGATCGATCTTTCCCCGCCTTGGAGAAGAGTTACCTATGTAGACATCATCAAAGAATACAGCGGAATCGATTTTAGTCAGGTCACAACTTTGGAAGAGGCAAAGAAGAAAGCCGCCGAGTTGAAAGTGGACGTTTCAAAATGTAACAGCATTTGGAAAGTGGCTGACGAAGTTTTTTCCGACAAGGCCGAACCGAATCTCATTCAACCGGTCTTTATCACCGATTATCCGACGGAACTTTCTCCCCTCGCAAAATCCAATCCAGAAAAACCGGGTTTTGTGGAACGTTTCGAACCCTACGTGGCTGGAAGAGAAATCGGAAATGCATTTACGGAATTAAACGATCCTTTTGATCAAAAAGAAAGATTTGAAGAACAAGTAAAACAAAGAGAAGCAGGAGACGACGAAGCGTTTATGATGGATGAGGACTATATCCGCGCTTTGGAATACGGAATGCCTCCTACGGGCGGTTTAGGAATCGGAATTGACCGTTTGGTGATGCTTCTTACCAATTCGCATTCGATTCGTGATACGATTCTTTTTCCTCTGATGCGTCCGGAATGA